The Humulus lupulus chromosome 4, drHumLupu1.1, whole genome shotgun sequence genome has a window encoding:
- the LOC133831681 gene encoding uncharacterized protein LOC133831681 isoform X1 — protein sequence MAIVTGDRYLEKLVKFVEEQAGPLIEGTTVLKLNPVGLHYVQSRLEALYELESLLAGAPVDYLRAYVSDLGDHRALEQLRRILRLLTSLKVVSVLPDPTRDPTPLSLLPFGRLKVLELRGCDLSTSAAKGLLELKHTLEKIVCHNSTDALRHVFASRIAEIKDSPQWNRLSFVSCACNGLLLMDESLQLLPAVETLDLSRNKFAKVDNLRKCAKLKHLDLGFNNLRSVLSFSEVSCPIVKLVLRNNALTTLHGIENLKSLEGLDVSYNIISNFSELEFLAGLPSLRNLWLEGNPLCCARWYRPQAFSYINTLDNFKLDDMEISTREFWKRQLIIASRQKRPASFGFYSPAIYDAKGEGSVNRRRNKVTRLASIGGEGESIYLCSDQDSVSIDNEVQSREENVLSDDDAEILDLMNKVELMKKERSVLWLREFREWMDHAPENFTDHSKNCGPSNLGGENLLRTKTSEKHGGECSRYVSDSVQASGDENCINVLESDSSFMDTSSGLHAHQYFDQIVLMGPTGEISSNGMGRMDLKEEISKFNERVSNLSAQAKSSLVDTFTNQVGHRMVENASISPLTTIDSISESHSSTHPGSPPHYREDILHRRQNLEEEILQLSADSYSVASSDSSSEEDTYAFGPMSDVDQLPDEKSLKTIVDMHACLENFEGKYCDPTHQIYQVRENGQCSADSCDDDKDQSMESCSNKCLEAEDGGVTHVFNQKDDLLRKKKGKRKTKRRVVPLLHNNNLVGKIETCQKSNGNLDFHEAEMKIDQPSQIFYGCNFQHVGEENQVLSSIDRTELNCAADGTDVKWSCGGNDGFIEKYFNSNVADSRKHEICWRYMRCYCIVEMDSMCRERDVALVLSSEKKLYMFLVCTTSDGSEAVSSLMACHNVQNIKEVLVGIGLQVVRVSIEGSATYLFITRSTEKLRQLLSTLQIFDSFGVDDNCSLRSLEQVQVELFEKQIFGGSRVSIFQYSMVHFWHGNHRDGLQWKSMWFWMIGSDACKDSWLPRSLFVVGVHLLVCVENLVKFGSLSVDAHSPPYFSLDSYCSIASISELVVEADENQCVTLALSCETSSAKVETSSSSQKWKLKWFSKDDMFKFVALLKAIHASTSLSPLPVRCIP from the exons ATGGCGATTGTGACCGGAGATCGGTATCTGGAGAAGCTGGTGAAGTTTGTGGAGGAGCAGGCTGGGCCTTTGATCGAGGGAACTACGGTTCTGAAGCTCAATCCGGTGGGGCTTCACTACGTTCAGTCTCGCCTCGAGGCCTTGTACGAGCTCGAGAGCCTTTTGGCCGGTGCTCCCGTCGATTATCTTCGCGCTTACGTCTCTGACCTTGGCGATCACCGTGCGCTCGAGCAGCTTCGCCGGATTCTCAGGCTACTCACTTCGCTCAAGGTCGTCTCTGTCCTCCCGGATCCTACTAGGGACCCGACTCCGCTCTCGCTCTTGCCGTTTGGGAGGTTGAAGGTTTTGGAGCTCAGGGGATGTGATTTGTCCACCTCCGCTGCTAAAGGCCTTCTTGAGTTGAAGCATACTTTGGAGAAGATCGTTTGTCACAATTCTACT GATGCTCTACGACATGTCTTTGCAAGTAGGATAGCAGAAATAAAGGACTCTCCACAGTGGAACCGGTTATCATTTGTTTCATGCGCTTGTAATGGCTTGTTACTCATGGACGAGTCTTTGCAACTTCTACCTGCTGTTGAAACACTTGACCTAAGCCGAAACAAGTTTGCCAAGGTTGATAATCTACGAAAGTGTGCCAAATTGAAGCACCTAGATCTTGGTTTCAATAACCTTAGATCAGTTTTGTCATTTAGTGAG GTTTCCTGTCCTATTGTTAAACTTGTTTTGAGGAACAATGCTCTAACTACATTGCATGGGATTGAGAATTTGAAGTCACTTGAAGGCCTTGATGTTTCCTACAATATTATTTCCAATTTTTCAGAGTTAGAGTTCCTAGCGGGCCTCCCATCTTTACGAAATTTGTGGTTGGAGGGAAATCCTCTATGTTGTGCTCGATGGTATCGACCACAAGCATTCAGCTATATCAATACTTTGGACAAT TTCAAATTGGATGATATGGAAATCAGCACCAGAGAATTTTGGAAGAGACAACTTATTATTGCCAGTAGACAGAAGCGACCTGCCAGCTTTGGGTTTTATTCTCCTGCAATATATGATGCTAAAGGAGAAGGGTCTGTCAACAGGAGACGG AATAAGGTAACCCGTCTTGCATCTATTGGGGGTGAAGGTGAAAGCATATATTTATGTTCAGATCAGGACTCAGTGTCAATTGATAATGAGGTGCAAAGCAGAGAGGAGAATGTCCTGTCTGATGATGATGCTGAAATACTTGATTTAATGAATAAAGTTGAATTGATGAAGAAGGAGCGTTCTGTTCTTTGGTTGCGGGAGTTTAGGGAATGGATGGATCATGCTCCTGAGAATTTCACAGACCACAGTAAAAATTGCGGGCCATCTAATCTGGGGGGAGAGAATTTATTGAGAACGAAGACAAGTGAGAAGCATGGTGGTGAATGCTCAAGATATGTCTCCGACTCAGTCCAAGCTTCAGGAGATGAGAATTGTATAAATGTTTTGGAATCTGATAGTTCTTTCATGGATACATCTTCTGGTTTGCATGCCCATCAATATTTTGATCAAATTGTTTTAATGGGTCCTACTGGTGAAATTAGTTCAAATGGCATGGGGAGAATGGATCTTAAGGAggaaatttcaaaatttaatgaaagaGTTAGCAATTTGTCTGCTCAAGCAAAAAGCTCCCTTGTTGATACCTTCACTAATCAGGTTGGTCATAGGATGGTTGAAAATGCAAGCATATCCCCTCTGACTACCATCGATAGTATTTCAGAATCTCATTCCTCTACACATCCTGGATCACCTCCTCATTATCGAGAAGATATTCTTCATCGTCGTCAAAACCTAGAGGAAGAAATTCTGCAGTTATCTGCTGATTCATACTCAGTGGCTTCATCAGATAGTAGTAGTGAGGAGGATACATATGCCTTTGGGCCAATGTCAGATGTTGATCAGTTACCCGATGAAAAATCTTTGAAGACAATAGTTGACATGCATGCCTGTTTGGAAAATTTTGAAGGCAAGTATTGTGACCCTACACATCAGATTTATCAAGTAAGAGAAAATGGTCAATGTTCAGCTGATTCCTGTGATGATGATAAAGATCAGTCCATGGAGTCATGCAGCAATAAATGTCTTGAGGCTGAAGATGGTGGAGTTAcccatgtttttaaccaaaaggATGATTtattaagaaagaaaaaaggcaaaagaaaaacaaaaagaagaGTTGTCCCACTGCTACACAATAATAATTTGGTTGGGAAGATAGAAACGTGCCAAAAATCAAATGGCAATCTTGATTTCCATGAAGCAGAAATGAAAATAGATCAACCTAGCCAAATTTTTTATGGGTGTAATTTCCAACATGTTGGTGAAGAAAATCAAGTGTTAAGCAGTATTGACAGAACTGAGCTAAATTGTGCTGCTGATGGTACTGATGTTAAATGGTCATGTGGAGGGAATGATGGTTTTATTGAGAAATATTTCAATTCAAATGTGGCAGATTCAAGAAAGCATGAAATTTGCTGGCGGTATATGCGTTGCTACTGTATAGTTGAGATGGACTCCATGTGCAGAGAAAG AGATGTAGCTCTAGTATTGAGCAGCGAAAAGAAGTTGTACATGTTTCTTGTTTGTACCACAAGTGATGGATCAG AAGCTGTCTCAAGTTTAATGGCTTGCCACAATGTTCAAAACATCAAGGAAGTCTTAGTTGGTATAGGACTTCAGGTTGTGAG GGTGTCTATTGAGGGGAGTGCAACCTACCTGTTTATTACCAGAAGTACTGAAAAATTAAGACAATTACTTTCTACCTTACAAATTTTTGATTCATTTGGAGTGGATGATAATTGTTCGTTGAGAAG TTTGGAGCAGGTTCAGGTTGAGTTGTTTGAGAAACAAATATTCGGTGGTTCAAGAGTGAGCATATTCCAATATTCTATGGTTCACTTTTGGCATGGCAACCATAGAG ATGGGCTACAATGGAAATCGATGTGGTTTTGGATGATTGGCTCTGATGCATGCA AGGATTCATGGCTTCCAAGATCATTGTTTGTCGTCGGTGTCCATCTGCTTGTGTGTGTTGAAAACCTAGTGAAGTTTGGCTCTCTTTCGGTGGATGCACACTCACCACCATACTTCTCGCTCGATTCATATTGCTCTATTGCCAGCATATCCGAGTTG GTTGTGGAGGCAGATGAGAATCAATGCGTGACCTTAGCCCTATCATGCGAAACATCATCGGCCAAAGTTGAAACATCTTCGTCGTCTCAAAAATGGAAACTCAAGTGGTTCTCCAAAGACGACATGTTCAAGTTTGTAGCATTGTTGAAGGCGATCCATGCGAGCACGAGCTTGTCACCTTTGCCTGTAAGATGCATCCCTTGA
- the LOC133831681 gene encoding uncharacterized protein LOC133831681 isoform X2 encodes MAIVTGDRYLEKLVKFVEEQAGPLIEGTTVLKLNPVGLHYVQSRLEALYELESLLAGAPVDYLRAYVSDLGDHRALEQLRRILRLLTSLKVVSVLPDPTRDPTPLSLLPFGRLKVLELRGCDLSTSAAKGLLELKHTLEKIVCHNSTDALRHVFASRIAEIKDSPQWNRLSFVSCACNGLLLMDESLQLLPAVETLDLSRNKFAKVDNLRKCAKLKHLDLGFNNLRSVLSFSEVSCPIVKLVLRNNALTTLHGIENLKSLEGLDVSYNIISNFSELEFLAGLPSLRNLWLEGNPLCCARWYRPQAFSYINTLDNFKLDDMEISTREFWKRQLIIASRQKRPASFGFYSPAIYDAKGEGSVNRRRNKVTRLASIGGEGESIYLCSDQDSVSIDNEVQSREENVLSDDDAEILDLMNKVELMKKERSVLWLREFREWMDHAPENFTDHSKNCGPSNLGGENLLRTKTSEKHGGECSRYVSDSVQASGDENCINVLESDSSFMDTSSGLHAHQYFDQIVLMGPTGEISSNGMGRMDLKEEISKFNERVSNLSAQAKSSLVDTFTNQVGHRMVENASISPLTTIDSISESHSSTHPGSPPHYREDILHRRQNLEEEILQLSADSYSVASSDSSSEEDTYAFGPMSDVDQLPDEKSLKTIVDMHACLENFEGKYCDPTHQIYQVRENGQCSADSCDDDKDQSMESCSNKCLEAEDGGVTHVFNQKDDLLRKKKGKRKTKRRVVPLLHNNNLVGKIETCQKSNGNLDFHEAEMKIDQPSQIFYGCNFQHVGEENQVLSSIDRTELNCAADGTDVKWSCGGNDGFIEKYFNSNVADSRKHEICWRYMRCYCIVEMDSMCRERDVALVLSSEKKLYMFLVCTTSDGSEAVSSLMACHNVQNIKEVLVGIGLQVVRVSIEGSATYLFITRSTEKLRQLLSTLQIFDSFGVDDNCSLRSLEQVQVELFEKQIFGGSRVSIFQYSMVHFWHGNHREDSWLPRSLFVVGVHLLVCVENLVKFGSLSVDAHSPPYFSLDSYCSIASISELVVEADENQCVTLALSCETSSAKVETSSSSQKWKLKWFSKDDMFKFVALLKAIHASTSLSPLPVRCIP; translated from the exons ATGGCGATTGTGACCGGAGATCGGTATCTGGAGAAGCTGGTGAAGTTTGTGGAGGAGCAGGCTGGGCCTTTGATCGAGGGAACTACGGTTCTGAAGCTCAATCCGGTGGGGCTTCACTACGTTCAGTCTCGCCTCGAGGCCTTGTACGAGCTCGAGAGCCTTTTGGCCGGTGCTCCCGTCGATTATCTTCGCGCTTACGTCTCTGACCTTGGCGATCACCGTGCGCTCGAGCAGCTTCGCCGGATTCTCAGGCTACTCACTTCGCTCAAGGTCGTCTCTGTCCTCCCGGATCCTACTAGGGACCCGACTCCGCTCTCGCTCTTGCCGTTTGGGAGGTTGAAGGTTTTGGAGCTCAGGGGATGTGATTTGTCCACCTCCGCTGCTAAAGGCCTTCTTGAGTTGAAGCATACTTTGGAGAAGATCGTTTGTCACAATTCTACT GATGCTCTACGACATGTCTTTGCAAGTAGGATAGCAGAAATAAAGGACTCTCCACAGTGGAACCGGTTATCATTTGTTTCATGCGCTTGTAATGGCTTGTTACTCATGGACGAGTCTTTGCAACTTCTACCTGCTGTTGAAACACTTGACCTAAGCCGAAACAAGTTTGCCAAGGTTGATAATCTACGAAAGTGTGCCAAATTGAAGCACCTAGATCTTGGTTTCAATAACCTTAGATCAGTTTTGTCATTTAGTGAG GTTTCCTGTCCTATTGTTAAACTTGTTTTGAGGAACAATGCTCTAACTACATTGCATGGGATTGAGAATTTGAAGTCACTTGAAGGCCTTGATGTTTCCTACAATATTATTTCCAATTTTTCAGAGTTAGAGTTCCTAGCGGGCCTCCCATCTTTACGAAATTTGTGGTTGGAGGGAAATCCTCTATGTTGTGCTCGATGGTATCGACCACAAGCATTCAGCTATATCAATACTTTGGACAAT TTCAAATTGGATGATATGGAAATCAGCACCAGAGAATTTTGGAAGAGACAACTTATTATTGCCAGTAGACAGAAGCGACCTGCCAGCTTTGGGTTTTATTCTCCTGCAATATATGATGCTAAAGGAGAAGGGTCTGTCAACAGGAGACGG AATAAGGTAACCCGTCTTGCATCTATTGGGGGTGAAGGTGAAAGCATATATTTATGTTCAGATCAGGACTCAGTGTCAATTGATAATGAGGTGCAAAGCAGAGAGGAGAATGTCCTGTCTGATGATGATGCTGAAATACTTGATTTAATGAATAAAGTTGAATTGATGAAGAAGGAGCGTTCTGTTCTTTGGTTGCGGGAGTTTAGGGAATGGATGGATCATGCTCCTGAGAATTTCACAGACCACAGTAAAAATTGCGGGCCATCTAATCTGGGGGGAGAGAATTTATTGAGAACGAAGACAAGTGAGAAGCATGGTGGTGAATGCTCAAGATATGTCTCCGACTCAGTCCAAGCTTCAGGAGATGAGAATTGTATAAATGTTTTGGAATCTGATAGTTCTTTCATGGATACATCTTCTGGTTTGCATGCCCATCAATATTTTGATCAAATTGTTTTAATGGGTCCTACTGGTGAAATTAGTTCAAATGGCATGGGGAGAATGGATCTTAAGGAggaaatttcaaaatttaatgaaagaGTTAGCAATTTGTCTGCTCAAGCAAAAAGCTCCCTTGTTGATACCTTCACTAATCAGGTTGGTCATAGGATGGTTGAAAATGCAAGCATATCCCCTCTGACTACCATCGATAGTATTTCAGAATCTCATTCCTCTACACATCCTGGATCACCTCCTCATTATCGAGAAGATATTCTTCATCGTCGTCAAAACCTAGAGGAAGAAATTCTGCAGTTATCTGCTGATTCATACTCAGTGGCTTCATCAGATAGTAGTAGTGAGGAGGATACATATGCCTTTGGGCCAATGTCAGATGTTGATCAGTTACCCGATGAAAAATCTTTGAAGACAATAGTTGACATGCATGCCTGTTTGGAAAATTTTGAAGGCAAGTATTGTGACCCTACACATCAGATTTATCAAGTAAGAGAAAATGGTCAATGTTCAGCTGATTCCTGTGATGATGATAAAGATCAGTCCATGGAGTCATGCAGCAATAAATGTCTTGAGGCTGAAGATGGTGGAGTTAcccatgtttttaaccaaaaggATGATTtattaagaaagaaaaaaggcaaaagaaaaacaaaaagaagaGTTGTCCCACTGCTACACAATAATAATTTGGTTGGGAAGATAGAAACGTGCCAAAAATCAAATGGCAATCTTGATTTCCATGAAGCAGAAATGAAAATAGATCAACCTAGCCAAATTTTTTATGGGTGTAATTTCCAACATGTTGGTGAAGAAAATCAAGTGTTAAGCAGTATTGACAGAACTGAGCTAAATTGTGCTGCTGATGGTACTGATGTTAAATGGTCATGTGGAGGGAATGATGGTTTTATTGAGAAATATTTCAATTCAAATGTGGCAGATTCAAGAAAGCATGAAATTTGCTGGCGGTATATGCGTTGCTACTGTATAGTTGAGATGGACTCCATGTGCAGAGAAAG AGATGTAGCTCTAGTATTGAGCAGCGAAAAGAAGTTGTACATGTTTCTTGTTTGTACCACAAGTGATGGATCAG AAGCTGTCTCAAGTTTAATGGCTTGCCACAATGTTCAAAACATCAAGGAAGTCTTAGTTGGTATAGGACTTCAGGTTGTGAG GGTGTCTATTGAGGGGAGTGCAACCTACCTGTTTATTACCAGAAGTACTGAAAAATTAAGACAATTACTTTCTACCTTACAAATTTTTGATTCATTTGGAGTGGATGATAATTGTTCGTTGAGAAG TTTGGAGCAGGTTCAGGTTGAGTTGTTTGAGAAACAAATATTCGGTGGTTCAAGAGTGAGCATATTCCAATATTCTATGGTTCACTTTTGGCATGGCAACCATAGAG AGGATTCATGGCTTCCAAGATCATTGTTTGTCGTCGGTGTCCATCTGCTTGTGTGTGTTGAAAACCTAGTGAAGTTTGGCTCTCTTTCGGTGGATGCACACTCACCACCATACTTCTCGCTCGATTCATATTGCTCTATTGCCAGCATATCCGAGTTG GTTGTGGAGGCAGATGAGAATCAATGCGTGACCTTAGCCCTATCATGCGAAACATCATCGGCCAAAGTTGAAACATCTTCGTCGTCTCAAAAATGGAAACTCAAGTGGTTCTCCAAAGACGACATGTTCAAGTTTGTAGCATTGTTGAAGGCGATCCATGCGAGCACGAGCTTGTCACCTTTGCCTGTAAGATGCATCCCTTGA